CCCCGCAGATCTGCAGGATCCGGCTGGGGAACTCCATGAACTCGCACAGGTCGGTGGCGCCGATGCCGTACTCGCGGGTCGGGGTCCCGGTGCCGGCGGTCGGACCGATCCGCAGCACCTGACCGGGGGCGAGCGGCGGCAGCACCGGATCGGGTTTCGGCGCCGGCTGGGCCGCGGCCACCGGCACCGCAACGCTCAGACACAGCAGGGCCGCCAGCAGTCCCGCGGGAACACTGTTGCGGCGCAACGCTGGTCAGAGTTCGGCGGCCAGCAGTTCGGCGATCTGGATGGTGTTCAGCGCCGCCCCCTTGCGCAGGTTGTCGCCGGAGACGAACAGCGCCAGCCCGCGCCCGTCGGGCACGCCCGGGTCCTGGCGGATCCGGCCGACCAGCGACTCGTCGATGCCCGCGGCGTCCAGCGGGGTCGGCACGTCGACCAGCTTCACCCCCGGCGCGGACGCCAGTAGTTCCTTGGCGCGCTCGACCGAAAGCGGCTGGGAGAACTCGACATTCAGCGACAGCGAGTGCCCGGTGTAGACCGGGACCCGCACGCAGGTGCCGCTGACCGCCAACTCCGGGATGCCGAGGATCTTGCGGCTCTCGTTGCGCAGCTTCTGGTCCTCGTCGGTCTCGCCGGAGCCGTCGTCGACGTAGGACCCGGCCAGCGGCACGATGTTGAACGCGATCGGCGCGACGTACTTGTTCGGCGGCGGGAACTGCGCCGCCCGCCCGTCGAGCACCAGATCGCGGCTGCCCTCCACCACCGCGCTGGCCTGCTCGTAAAGCTCCTGCACCCCGGCGACGCCGCTGCCGGACACCGCCTGGTACGTCGAGGCGATCATGCGCACCAACCCGGCCTCGTCGTGCAGCGGCTTGAGCACCGGCATCGCCGCCATGGTGGTGCAGTTCGGGTTGGCGATGATGCCCTTGGGCAGCGACCTGGCGCGGCCCCGCACATCGCGGTCGTAGTTGACCTCGCTGACCACCAACGGCACCTCGGGGTCCTTGCGCCACGCCGAGGAGTTGTCCACCACGATCACCCCGGCCTCGGCGAACCGCGGCGCCTGCGCCCGCGACGTCGTCGCGCCCGCGGAGAACAGCGCGATGTCCAGCCCGCTCGGGTCGGCGGTCGCGGCGTCCTCGACCTCGATCTCCTGCCCCCGGAAGGTCAGCTTGCGGCCGGCCGACCGCGCCGACGCGAAGAACCGCACCTGCTCGGCCGGGAAGTCGCGCTCCTCGAGCAGCGTGCGCATGACCTGGCCGACCTGACCGGTCGCGCCCACCACACCGATGTTGACCATGGCGGCTACCGCCCCGTGCCCGCGTAGACGATGGCCTCCTCGTCGCCGCCGAGACCGAACGCGTCGTGGATCGCCTTGACGGCCTTGTCCACCTCGGTGTCCTTGACCAGCACCGAGATCCGGATCTCGGAGGTGGAGATCAGGTCGATGTTCACCCCCGCGTCGGCGAGCGCCTCGCAGAACTTCGCGGTCACCCCGGGATGGCTGCGCATGCCGGC
The window above is part of the Mycolicibacterium hassiacum DSM 44199 genome. Proteins encoded here:
- a CDS encoding aspartate-semialdehyde dehydrogenase; this encodes MVNIGVVGATGQVGQVMRTLLEERDFPAEQVRFFASARSAGRKLTFRGQEIEVEDAATADPSGLDIALFSAGATTSRAQAPRFAEAGVIVVDNSSAWRKDPEVPLVVSEVNYDRDVRGRARSLPKGIIANPNCTTMAAMPVLKPLHDEAGLVRMIASTYQAVSGSGVAGVQELYEQASAVVEGSRDLVLDGRAAQFPPPNKYVAPIAFNIVPLAGSYVDDGSGETDEDQKLRNESRKILGIPELAVSGTCVRVPVYTGHSLSLNVEFSQPLSVERAKELLASAPGVKLVDVPTPLDAAGIDESLVGRIRQDPGVPDGRGLALFVSGDNLRKGAALNTIQIAELLAAEL